The genomic DNA GCTTCGCGAGCTGGCCCTCGATATCGGGCCCGGACGGATCGAAGTCGATGCCGGTCTCCTCGCTCACCGCGGCCAGGAATTCGGCCACCGAATCCGAGATCACCAGGGGGAAGGTGTGTTTGCCCAGCCGCGCCACCGCATCGGCGAGAATGGTCACCGCGTTGTCGTCGTGCAGGAACGAGCCGTGCCCGGCGCGGGCCTTGGCGCGCAACCGCATCCAGCCCAACCCCTTCTCCGCGGTCTCCACCAGATACAGCCGCCGCTCGGTCCCGTCGCGGCGCGGCACCGTCAGCGAGAAGCCGCCGACCTCACCGACCGCCTCGGTGACCCCTTCGAACAGATCGGGTCGGTTGTCGGCCAGCCACTGCGACCCCCAGCGGCCGCCGTTCTCCTCGTCGGCCAGGAACGCGAACACCAGATCGCGCGGCGGCACCGTGCCCTCGATCTTGAACTGGCGGGCCACCGCCAGCATCATGCCGACCATATCCTTCATATCGATCGCGCCACGGCCCCACACATATCCGTCGCGGACCGCACCGGAGAACGGATGCACACTCCAGTCGCCGGCCTCGGCGGGCACCACATCCAAATGACCGTGGATCATCAACGCACCCCGGCTGGGATCGGCGCCGGCCAGCCGCGCGAACACATTGCCGCGGCCCGGCGCACCCGATTCCACGTACTCGGTGGTGTACCCGGCCTGGTGCAACTGGTCCGCTACCCACTGCGCGCACTCACGCTCACCCTTGGTGGTCGCCAGATCGCCCGTATTGGAGGTGTCGAACCGGATCAGCGTGCTGACCAGCTCCACCACCTCCGATACCGCGCGGGACGTGCTCTCGGATCGGAACTCTTCACCAGTTGCAGACACACCTCCTTTCCTACCATTGCCCGCGGCCGCGGCCATGCGTTGGTCGCAGCGTGCGCGCAACCGCGTTCACCCGGCGTGCTCCACCCGCTCGGCGCCGATGGCGGCGATCCGGTGCTGCCCCCACCGCCCCAGCGGCGCCAGGGCGGCATTGAGCGACACACCGTCGGGGGTCAGCGAATATTCCACCCGCGGCGGCACCTCCCGATACACCTCGCGGTGCACGATGCCGTCCTCCTCGAGCTCACGCAGCTGCTGGATCAGCATCTTCTCCGACACTCCGGGCAACCCGCGGCGCAGTTCCCCGAACCGGCGCGTGCCGTGCGTGTCCAACTCCCACAGGATCAGCGACTTCCACTTGCCGCCGACCACATCCATGGCCGCGTCGATCCCGCAGAAATATGGTCCGCATCTCTTCGTCCCCATGGCCCGGCCTCGCTACCTGTTCACACACCTGTCGGTAAGTACCGCACAAATTAGTAGGTACTTGGCGCACAAGGCAATACGGGCGAGCATGACTGTGGCGCGCCGATCGTTGTTTCCGCATCAGTCCCGAGGAGAAGATCCCCCATGCAATCCACCCCCACCCCCGTCACCGTGCTCGGCCTCGGCGCGATGGGCCGGGCGCTGGCCGCGGCGCTGATCGAGGGCGGGCATGCGGTCACCGTGTGGAACCGCACGCCCGGCCGCGACACCGCCCTGACCGCGCTCGGCGCGCGGGGCGCGGCCACCGCCGCCGAGGCCGTCCGCGGCGCGGGCCTGGTGATCGTGTGCCTGTTCGACCACGCGTCGGTGCACGAGACGCTCGACCCCGTCGCCGCCGACCTGACCGGGGCCGCGGTGCTGAACCTGACCAGCACCACACCGGACGAGGCGCGCGAACTCGCCCGCTGGGCAACCGATCACGCGCTGCCCTACCTGGACGGCGGAATCATGGCCATCCCCGAGATGATCGGGCAGCCCGGCTCCTCGATCCTCTACAGCGGCGCCCGCGCGGTGTTCGACACCCACCGGCCCGCGCTCGAATTGCTCGGCACCGCCGAATATTTCGGCGACGACGCCGGGACGGCCTCGCTGTACGACTTCGCGCTGCTGGCGGCCATGTACACGATGTTCGCCGGATTCCTGCACGGCGCGGCCATGATGCGCGCGGCCGGGGTCCCCGCCGCGGAGTTCGCCGACCGCGTCGTGCCGTTCGTGACGGCCATGTCGCACGCGGCGATCCGGCAGGGGCACACCATCGACACCGGCGACTACGGCAACCCGGTGCAGACGCTGAGCTTCCACAAGTCCGCCGTGGACGCGATCGTGCGGGCCACCCGCGACGCCGGTGTCGGCACCGAACTCCTCGGCGCGCTCAAGGCGCAGATCGACCGCCAAGTCGCCGACGGGCACGGCGGGGAGGCGTTCGAGCGGATCGTCGAAGGGCTCACCGCCTGAACCTCGCGGCCAGTGCCCGGTGCGCCGGGCACTGGCCCGAAACAGCGCTCCACAATCATCAACAGGACGAATGCCAGCGCCGACGTACCGTGGCGAGTCTGCGATCTGCACGACCTGCTCCCTTCGAGTTGGTTCCCCTCGCGCCTGGTCGATCTCCCATCACGTTATTCGCGGTGACCAGCGAAAACATCGCGCCGACGAGGGATTTGGCGTCCCCCGCTCGAGGGACGGCACGGCGCCCGGCCCGGGGTATCGTCCGTCTCGTGCAGGCGAACCCGACGCGGACATCCCGCGAGCGCACCGCGAACGCGGCCGCGCGGCGGTTGCTGCGCTCGCTGGCGGCCGTGCGCTCGTCCGGGTCGGCGGGCGCGCTCGAGCACGTCCGGGTGCGCCGCTCCCTGGCCCGGCAGTCGCTGCTGGTGGCGCTCGCCGCCGCCACCGTCGACACCGTGTTCATCGCACTGTCGGGCATGTTCGCCGCCTCCCCGGCGGCGGGCACCGCCATGGTGCTGTCCGTCGGCGCGGTCGACCTCGCGCTCGCCGCGCCGCCCAGCACCGCCGCCGCGGTCACCGTCGCCCAGGTGGTGCTGCGCGTGGTCGCGGCATGGCTGTTGCACCGCAACGGATTACCGGTCCGCGTCACCGATGTCGGATACCTGGTCGCGGGCTACCGCGCCGGCGCCTGGCTGTCGGACCGGGCCGCCCTGGTCGCGGTTCCGCTGCTGGCGATCGGCGCGTCCGGGGCCGGGGTGGCCGCCGGCGGCACCGTCGCCCGCGACTGGCGGCTGCTGCTCATCACCTGCGTCTCCGCGGGCATCGTGCCCTGGCTGGTGGGCCGCTACACCGCCGGCCGCAGCGCCTACATCGCCGAACTCGAACAGCGCGAACAACTTCGCCAGCAGCAACAGCACGCCGCCCTGGACCGGGCGCTGGCCGACGAGCGCGAGGCCATCGCCCGCGACCTGCACGACGTCATCTCCCACCACGTCAGCGCCATCGGAATCCACGCCGGCGCGGCACGATTGGCCCTCGCGGGCGACCCCGGCGCGGCCACCCGCTCGCTCACCGCCGTCGAAGACGCCAGCCGCGCCGCCATGGTCGACCTGCGCCGCCAGCTCGACCTGCTGCACGGCCGCGACGAGGCGGGCCGCCGCCAGCCCGGCCTCGCCGAGATCGAGGAACTGGTCGACACGGTGCGCGCCGCCGGGCTCGACGTCGAGGTCCACACCACCGGCGCGACCGCCGCCCTGCCCGAATCCCTCGACGTCATCGTCTACCGGATCGTGCAGGAACTGCTCACCAACGCCCTGCGCCACGGCAGCGGCTCCGCCCGGCTGTCGGTGCACCGGCGCCCCGACCGCATCCTCATCGAGGAAACCAACCCCGTTGCCGCGCACGACGATCCGCCCGGATCGCCGC from Nocardia terpenica includes the following:
- a CDS encoding M20/M25/M40 family metallo-hydrolase, encoding MAAAAGNGRKGGVSATGEEFRSESTSRAVSEVVELVSTLIRFDTSNTGDLATTKGERECAQWVADQLHQAGYTTEYVESGAPGRGNVFARLAGADPSRGALMIHGHLDVVPAEAGDWSVHPFSGAVRDGYVWGRGAIDMKDMVGMMLAVARQFKIEGTVPPRDLVFAFLADEENGGRWGSQWLADNRPDLFEGVTEAVGEVGGFSLTVPRRDGTERRLYLVETAEKGLGWMRLRAKARAGHGSFLHDDNAVTILADAVARLGKHTFPLVISDSVAEFLAAVSEETGIDFDPSGPDIEGQLAKLGTISRIIGATLRDTANPTMLRAGYKANVIPQTAEAVIDCRVLPGRQAAFEREVDELIGPDVEREWITHLDSYETTFDGHLVDAMNDAILAHDADGRTVPYMLSGGTDAKAFARLGIRCFGFAPLRLPPELDFSALFHGVDERVPVDALEFGTKVLEHFLLHS
- a CDS encoding NAD(P)-dependent oxidoreductase codes for the protein MQSTPTPVTVLGLGAMGRALAAALIEGGHAVTVWNRTPGRDTALTALGARGAATAAEAVRGAGLVIVCLFDHASVHETLDPVAADLTGAAVLNLTSTTPDEARELARWATDHALPYLDGGIMAIPEMIGQPGSSILYSGARAVFDTHRPALELLGTAEYFGDDAGTASLYDFALLAAMYTMFAGFLHGAAMMRAAGVPAAEFADRVVPFVTAMSHAAIRQGHTIDTGDYGNPVQTLSFHKSAVDAIVRATRDAGVGTELLGALKAQIDRQVADGHGGEAFERIVEGLTA
- a CDS encoding sensor histidine kinase, which codes for MQANPTRTSRERTANAAARRLLRSLAAVRSSGSAGALEHVRVRRSLARQSLLVALAAATVDTVFIALSGMFAASPAAGTAMVLSVGAVDLALAAPPSTAAAVTVAQVVLRVVAAWLLHRNGLPVRVTDVGYLVAGYRAGAWLSDRAALVAVPLLAIGASGAGVAAGGTVARDWRLLLITCVSAGIVPWLVGRYTAGRSAYIAELEQREQLRQQQQHAALDRALADEREAIARDLHDVISHHVSAIGIHAGAARLALAGDPGAATRSLTAVEDASRAAMVDLRRQLDLLHGRDEAGRRQPGLAEIEELVDTVRAAGLDVEVHTTGATAALPESLDVIVYRIVQELLTNALRHGSGSARLSVHRRPDRILIEETNPVAAHDDPPGSPHRGLDGIRRRADLFGGTVDHGRDPADRWRITVSIPIGAA
- a CDS encoding winged helix-turn-helix transcriptional regulator — encoded protein: MGTKRCGPYFCGIDAAMDVVGGKWKSLILWELDTHGTRRFGELRRGLPGVSEKMLIQQLRELEEDGIVHREVYREVPPRVEYSLTPDGVSLNAALAPLGRWGQHRIAAIGAERVEHAG